The proteins below come from a single Mangifera indica cultivar Alphonso chromosome 16, CATAS_Mindica_2.1, whole genome shotgun sequence genomic window:
- the LOC123198795 gene encoding wall-associated receptor kinase-like 14, giving the protein MILQRVNFVSIVLIFAISVAEAAEQCDQTCKTSKLLKSVPYPFGFSKGCPIQLTCDPMTESVRIGEFDVQNVTAESIFVNLPAKCNRQMSSLRPLFSYNYGMTSQNSLLLQNCTGSQNDCVVSTSLVEQQLNLSSCDNKSDHITCYSFTNKSETIVLNFEELNQTGCNVILSSFALNSVGDSGRSLEFQRVELAWWLPPDDKNCSNNAVIEKINLPNQSHGFRCICEEGFQGDGFAAGNGCQKASDCDAKKYLSGRCEGIKVGALVGGLIAGASVVTALAVLCYCIQRRSTSSRNQLSAKRLLYQAAGNSSVPFYPYKEIERATSYFSEKQRLGTGAYGTVYAGKLNNDEWVAIKRFRYRDTDSIDQVMNEIKLLSSVSHPNLVRLLGCCIQEGEPILVYEFMPNGTLSQHLQRERGSGLPWTIRLTIAAETARAIAYLHSVMNPPIYHRDIKSSNILLDFNFKSKVADFGLSRLGMTESSHISTAPQGTPGYLDPQYHQYFHLSDKSDVYSFGVVLVEIITALKVVDFSRPHSDVNLAALAIDRIGKGCVDELIDPYLEPNRDAWTLSSIHNVAELAFRCLSFHRDMRPTMTEVAEELEHIRVSSWASNMYMASPPASCCSSSDFGSDRSLGGLMIKKAEAKSRRLIVPPKAVDCLATLEETKDSSPVSVQDPWLSEQSSPSTNSLLGNVVQ; this is encoded by the exons ATGATTCTTCAGCGAGTGAATTTTGTTTCAATTGTGTTGATTTTTGCTATCTCTGTTGCGGAAGCCGCAGAACAGTGTGACCAAACATGTAAAACGAGCAAGTTGCTTAAATCTGTGCCGTACCCGTTCGGGTTCTCAAAGGGTTGCCCGATCCAACTTACCTGCGACCCGATGACTGAGTCGGTGAGAATTGGGGAGTTTGACGTGCAAAATGTGACGGCGGAGAGCATCTTCGTTAACCTTCCGGCAAAATGTAACCGCCAGATGAGTTCACTCCGTCCGCTCTTCAGCTACAATTACGGGATGACGTCACAGAATAGTTTGCTTCTCCAAAACTGTACTGGTAGTCAGAACGACTGCGTTGTGTCTACGAGTTTGGTTGAGCAACAGCTTAATTTGAGCTCATGTGATAACAAAAGTGATCATATAACCTGCTACTCGTTTACAAATAAGAGCGAAACAATTGTGTTGAACTTTGAAGAATTGAATCAGACTGGCTGCAACGTTATATTGTCTTCTTTTGCTCTCAACTCGGTCGGAGACTCGGGCCGTTCGCTCGAGTTTCAGCGAGTTGAGCTGGCTTGGTGGCTTCCTCCCGATGATAAGAATTGCTCTAACAATGCCGTGATTGAGAAAATTAACCTTCCTAACCAAAGCCATGGGTTCCGTTGCATATGTGAAGAAGGTTTTCAGGGTGACGGGTTCGCCGCCGGAAATGGGTGCCAGAAAG CTTCTGATTGCGATGCTAAAAAGTATTTATCTGGTCGCTGTGAAGGAATCAAAGTTGGTGCTCTTGTTGgag GGCTAATTGCTGGAGCTTCCGTTGTGACTGCACTAGCTGTTTTATGTTACTGCATCCAAAGGCGGTCTACTTCTTCGAGAAACCAGCTGAGTGCTAAGCGTCTTTTGTATCAAGCTGCTGGTAACTCTAGTGTACCGTTTTACCCAtacaaagaaattgaaagagCCACCAGTTATTTCTCTGAGAAACAAAGACTGGGAACTGGTGCCTACGGCACAGTTTATGCAGGAAAACTCAACAATGATGAATGGGTTGCTATTAAAAGGTTTAGATATAGAGACACTGACAGCATTGACCAAGTCATGAATGAGATTAAGCTTCTGTCCTCTGTGAGCCACCCAAATCTAGTCCGCCTGTTAGGTTGCTGCATACAGGAAGGCGAGCCAATCcttgtttatgaatttatgCCCAATGGAACTCTAAGTCAGCATCTGCAAAGAGAGCGAGGCAGTGGACTTCCGTGGACAATACGGCTTACTATTGCCGCTGAGACTGCTCGGGCTATTGCCTATCTCCATTCAGTCATGAATCCACCAATTTATCACCGTGACATCAAATCCAGCAATATACTCTTGGATTTCAACTTCAAGTCAAAGGTAGCCGATTTTGGACTTTCTAGACTTGGCATGACTGAGTCATCCCACATCTCAACAGCCCCACAAGGGACTCCTGGCTATCTTGATCCTCAATACCATCAATATTTCCATCTTTCTGATAAAAGTGATGTTTACAGTTTTGGAGTAGTTTTGGTAGAGATCATAACTGCATTGAAGGTGGTTGACTTTTCTCGCCCTCATAGCGACGTGAATTTGGCTGCACTAGCCATTGACAGGATTGGGAAAGGCTGTGTAGATGAGTTAATAGATCCATACCTTGAACCAAATAGGGATGCTTGGACACTCTCCTCCATTCACAATGTTGCAGAGCTAGCATTTAGATGCCTTTCTTTTCACAGAGACATGAGACCCACTATGACAGAAGTAGCAGAAGAGCTAGAACACATCAGAGTCAGTTCATGGGCTTCAAATATGTACATGGCATCTCCACCAGCTTCATGTTGTTCGTCATCAGACTTTGGTAGTGATAGATCACTCGGTGGTCTGATGATTAAGAAAGCAGAGGCGAAGAGTCGGAGATTAATTGTTCCTCCAAAGGCTGTCGATTGTCTGGCTACATTGGAGGAGACAAAGGATAGCTCCCCAGTATCTGTGCAGGATCCTTGGTTAAGTGAACAGAGTTCACCTTCAACAAACAGCTTGCTGGGTAATGTAGTACAGTGA